The stretch of DNA AAAATGGAATTCAAACCATCTGGAAAATTAATCACAAAATCCTGGTTGAATTTGATCAGTATCACTTTGCTGATCGTGGTAATTGCCTTTGTTTTGTATCTTTTCCCAGCTTTGGACAGCGAGATTGATTTTGCTGAATTTATTCATTATTTATGGTGGATCACATTTTTATTGATCCTGGCAATGTGGTTGATTTCAGCTCCGATCATGATCCTGTGGATAAAAAATCTCAGCTATTCAATCGAAGATGATCGGATTGTGATTCATAAAGGAATTCTAACCAAGATCAAGCAGAATATTCCATTCAGGATGATCACCGATTTCATGCTGGAACGTTCACTTTATGATCGCTGGCTGGGAATTGGTTCGATCAAAATTCAAACTGCCGGTCAATCACAAAATTCTTCCGGTTATGAAGGAAAGCTTTCCGGTTTGATGGAATGGGATAAAATGCACGAAGAACTAAGAGCGAAGCTGGCGCAAACTGAAAAATCAGTGGAAAAATCAGTTCAGGAACCAAAAGGATCGCTGGCAGAAATTCTAACGGAATTGAAGAAAATCAGCCGCATTCTGGAGGAAAGGAAGAAATAAAAAAAAAGCTCACGGATCAACGCGGATTCGAATTGATAATGCAAGGAGATATGAAACCCTGAAAAGCCTTTTTTCGGAAATTCTTTCAAATAGGACTTTCAGGGTTGAAGATATAAACCTTGAAAGTGCTAAGCACCTCAACCTGCTGTCGCTCTCCCAAAAAACGGTGAGGAAACATGAGCGAAGCAGGAAGAAAATTCATAACCTTGAAAAGGTTTCAATCAGAGGAATTCTTTTACTTGACCTTTTAAATGGTTCAATACGAACATGTAATGTGTAATGCAAGGATAAACCTTGAAAGTGCTAAGCAAGAAGATATTGTGCAAGAAGCCTTTTCAAGGTGGACAACAAGAATGAAATAGAAAAATAGTCTGTGTCCATCTGTGTAAATCCGTGAGCTGAAAATATAATTAGAGTGAATTCGTGTTAATTCGTGGTTAAAATAGAGGAGTAAATAATGCAATTTCGTAAAATGTGTGGAGAAGACATATCAATCCTGGGTTTCGGTGCGATGCGTCTGCCGATTCTGGAAAAAGACACCAAAAAGATCGATGTGGACCAAGCGGAAAAGATGCTGGATTATGCTTTAGAAAAAGGTGTGAATTACATCGATACTGCCTATCCCTATCATGGTGGAGAAAGTGAAAAATTTGTTGGTAATTATCTGAAAAAACGAGGAAACCGCAAGGATATTTTCCTGGCGACCAAATTACCGGCCTGGCATATCAAGGAAGAAGCAGATTTTGATAAATATTTCAACGAGCAATTGGAAAAGCTGCAAACTGATTATTTCGATTTCTACCTTCTGCACGCTCTAAATGATAAATCCTGGAAAAATATCAAAAAGTTGAAAGTTCTGGATTGGTGCGAAAAGAAGAAAAAAGAAGGTAAGATCAAATACATCGGCTTTTCTTTTCACGATGAATTCAAGGTTTTCAAGAAAATCGTGGAAGCCTGGGATAAGTGGGATTTCTGCCAGATAATGTACAATTATATGGATACGAAGTTCCAAGCTGGAGAAAAAGGAATAAAGCTGGCGGTAAAAAACGGTATCGATCTCATCGTGATGGAACCGATCCGAGGTGGCCAACTGGCCAAAGAACCACCCGCAGAGATCAAAAAACTATGGGATAAATTTCCAACCAAACGCTCTTACGCTGATGGTGCTTTGCAATGGATCTGGCATCACAAAGAAATTAATCTCGTCCTGAGCGGAATGACGGAAATGCAGCATGTGAAGGAAAATATAGAAAGTGCCGAAAATGCCAGAGCAGGAATGTTCAGCGGCAAAGAAATGGAACTTTTCAAAAAGATCAGAAGAACCTATCTCAAGCGTTCACCAATTCGCTGTACATCGTGTAAATACTGCGAACCATGCCCGCAGGGTGTTGGTATTTCATCAATTCTTGGTGCTTACATGATGTATCATATTTACGATGATCCAGATCGTCCTAAAATGATTTATAATTACTTTATCAAAGAAGAAAATCGAGCGGACAAATGTATTGCATGCGGTGAATGTGAACCCAAATGTCCACAGAAAGTTCCGATCATAAAATCATTAAAAAAAGCGCATGAGTTGTTGGCATAATTATTGTGAAACCCTGAAAAGCCTTCTTCCGAAAATTCTTTCAATTAGAACTTTCAGGGTTGAAGTAGGTGTGATTCACGAATCACCCGAAGACCAGCTGTGAGACGAGGAATTTAATGAAAAGATTAATTATTTATTTTTTATTGAGCGGAGCGATATGTTTACAAGCGCTTTCGCTCAAAGAAGTTTACGAATCAGCTCCGGCAAATGCCGGATTCGATAGATATCTGGAATTGGAAACCGGGCAGATCTACACTGGCGGTCTGCTGATCGGCAATATTTTCAATCCAATTACCACTGAGTTGGAAGGTGATGAAGGAGCTGATGTAAAGATCGTGGGAAATGGTGCAATTCTCGATCTGCAAGGTGAACAGATCTGTATTTCTTATTGCGACAATATTCTGGAAATTGATAATTGCATCATTATCAATGGCAACATCCGTTATCGTGGAATCAATCTGAGCTATAACTTGATTGAACCTACAGGTTACGTGGAATATTGTACTTTTTACAATACGCACGATTATGGGATTCGCATTTTTGGAGCTGGTGACGGCATTCGAATTGAGCGAAATATTTTTGTTGATGCCATCGAAACAGGTGATGATTTTACTTATCTCAACGGCAATCCTATGGAATGGCTGCCCACCGGTGCAAATGTAGCTATCAGTATTTTTTATACTACCTATGGAGTGCCCGATCTAATTGATAACTGGAGTTTTCATAATGATACTGGAATAAATTCAGATCCCTTAAAGCATTTTGTACAGTTGTGTGAATACGGCTGAACACCTCCGGAACAGGTCAGTTGGGCCTCGACAAGTAATGTTATAGGAACCGATCCACAACTCATCGATCCCGAAAATGGAGATTTTCGCGTAACTCCGGGTTCTCCTGCAGAAAATTACGGCTGTCAGATTTTTCCTAACGAGAAAAATAAATTAGTAAAAGAACTAAATTATAAGAAAGAAATTAAATTTCTAACAAACTTCAGAAATTCCATTGAAGTAAGTGGAGCAATCTCCCAAAATACAATCTGGGATGCAGACACAGTAAAAGTTGTGGGAAATGTGGAAGTTTTAGAAGGTGCAACTCTCACAATTCCTGCTGGAGTAAAAGTGGAATTCCAGGATTTTTACTTTCTT from Candidatus Cloacimonadota bacterium encodes:
- a CDS encoding PH domain-containing protein, encoding MEFKPSGKLITKSWLNLISITLLIVVIAFVLYLFPALDSEIDFAEFIHYLWWITFLLILAMWLISAPIMILWIKNLSYSIEDDRIVIHKGILTKIKQNIPFRMITDFMLERSLYDRWLGIGSIKIQTAGQSQNSSGYEGKLSGLMEWDKMHEELRAKLAQTEKSVEKSVQEPKGSLAEILTELKKISRILEERKK
- a CDS encoding aldo/keto reductase; this encodes MQFRKMCGEDISILGFGAMRLPILEKDTKKIDVDQAEKMLDYALEKGVNYIDTAYPYHGGESEKFVGNYLKKRGNRKDIFLATKLPAWHIKEEADFDKYFNEQLEKLQTDYFDFYLLHALNDKSWKNIKKLKVLDWCEKKKKEGKIKYIGFSFHDEFKVFKKIVEAWDKWDFCQIMYNYMDTKFQAGEKGIKLAVKNGIDLIVMEPIRGGQLAKEPPAEIKKLWDKFPTKRSYADGALQWIWHHKEINLVLSGMTEMQHVKENIESAENARAGMFSGKEMELFKKIRRTYLKRSPIRCTSCKYCEPCPQGVGISSILGAYMMYHIYDDPDRPKMIYNYFIKEENRADKCIACGECEPKCPQKVPIIKSLKKAHELLA
- a CDS encoding right-handed parallel beta-helix repeat-containing protein; this translates as MKRLIIYFLLSGAICLQALSLKEVYESAPANAGFDRYLELETGQIYTGGLLIGNIFNPITTELEGDEGADVKIVGNGAILDLQGEQICISYCDNILEIDNCIIINGNIRYRGINLSYNLIEPTGYVEYCTFYNTHDYGIRIFGAGDGIRIERNIFVDAIETGDDFTYLNGNPMEWLPTGANVAISIFYTTYGVPDLIDNWSFHNDTGINSDPLKHFVQLCEYG